A region from the Sphingomonas ginkgonis genome encodes:
- a CDS encoding relaxase/mobilization nuclease domain-containing protein codes for MSFGGREDELWEAMKPSFKPRLVSDPNLKYARHLVNGSGPFASRSLATSRTQGDARATLARVVRRAPEVLVKVTGRKKGAKHLAAHLDYIGRHGDIPLETRDGEQIATKEEAHRIADEWSDPLYWRQGTTVSAVAMVFSMPAGTDPETVKQSVREAAEKMIGDNHDYLMSLHTDTPRPHVHLTVQAEGVDRKRFDPRREDLFRFREAFAEALRSRGIEAEATPRYTRGQGRAGTSMALTQLRARIRSGASSQPTEADLRQAREAMQVALGRAEQPVFVSKTRARWQDTMRRYEAAAERLGRSPEHDDRDLARDVRQFLQERASIETIPDRMLREAEARVREAQERTRSDPAQDRSVPRGTPPPPTRRR; via the coding sequence ATGTCGTTCGGGGGTCGCGAGGACGAGCTTTGGGAGGCGATGAAGCCGAGCTTCAAGCCGCGCCTCGTTAGTGACCCGAACCTTAAATATGCCCGCCACCTGGTCAACGGCTCCGGGCCGTTCGCCAGCAGGTCACTGGCGACTTCGCGCACCCAAGGGGATGCACGGGCCACCTTGGCGCGCGTCGTGCGGCGCGCGCCGGAGGTGCTGGTCAAGGTAACGGGGCGGAAAAAGGGCGCCAAACATCTGGCCGCCCACCTCGATTACATCGGCCGCCATGGCGACATTCCACTCGAGACGCGGGATGGCGAGCAGATCGCGACGAAGGAGGAAGCCCATCGGATCGCGGACGAATGGTCCGATCCGCTTTACTGGCGACAGGGCACGACCGTCTCGGCCGTTGCGATGGTATTTTCGATGCCGGCGGGGACCGACCCCGAGACGGTCAAGCAGTCGGTGCGTGAGGCGGCCGAGAAGATGATCGGCGACAACCACGATTATCTCATGTCGCTCCACACGGACACGCCGCGCCCGCACGTCCACCTGACCGTCCAAGCCGAAGGGGTCGACCGCAAGCGGTTCGATCCGAGGCGCGAGGACCTGTTTCGGTTCCGGGAAGCGTTCGCCGAGGCGCTCCGGAGCCGCGGTATCGAGGCGGAAGCGACGCCGCGCTATACGCGGGGTCAGGGTAGGGCCGGCACGAGCATGGCACTGACGCAGTTGCGCGCGCGGATACGCAGCGGCGCTTCCAGTCAGCCGACCGAGGCCGATCTACGTCAAGCGCGCGAGGCGATGCAGGTCGCGCTTGGTAGGGCCGAGCAGCCCGTGTTCGTCTCCAAGACCCGCGCGAGATGGCAGGACACCATGCGGCGTTACGAAGCCGCAGCCGAACGGCTCGGTCGCAGTCCCGAGCATGATGACCGCGATCTGGCGCGTGACGTCCGGCAGTTCCTCCAGGAGCGGGCCAGCATTGAAACAATTCCTGACAGGATGCTGCGTGAAGCAGAAGCGCGCGTACGAGAAGCGCAGGAGCGAACTAGGAGCGACCCGGCGCAAGATCGGAGTGTGCCACGTGGCACACCTCCGCCCCCGACAAGGCGGCGCTAA
- a CDS encoding ParA family protein, translated as MKTIAINVEKGGAGKTMIACHLAWVLADGGHRVLFLDLDRQCNATDALAEFESLGTCKPLFEPNYVPPATFPRLAIYSNRMGGEYDANYPRALSALNANFPTLDSYFDFCVIDTPPSWSWINFAALLVCNHLIVPVELGPFGPAATKQVSDSIQTVNQRRKTPIHVVGLVPNRVRANDTHQMKMLAAIKEKIGKNLFTNYLPERAHYSQAIQEHVPVWRFDKDVRTSLPPMRAFLEEAMTRIGSHK; from the coding sequence GTGAAGACCATCGCCATCAATGTGGAGAAAGGCGGCGCCGGCAAGACCATGATCGCCTGTCATCTGGCGTGGGTACTCGCCGATGGCGGCCATCGTGTGCTGTTCCTTGATCTCGATCGCCAGTGCAATGCCACCGATGCGCTTGCTGAGTTTGAGAGCCTCGGCACGTGCAAGCCCCTATTCGAGCCGAACTATGTTCCCCCCGCTACGTTTCCCCGGCTCGCGATCTACTCCAATCGCATGGGTGGAGAGTATGATGCGAACTATCCGCGTGCACTCTCGGCCCTGAATGCCAATTTTCCGACGCTCGACTCGTATTTCGACTTCTGCGTCATCGATACGCCGCCCTCGTGGTCGTGGATCAACTTTGCGGCCTTGTTGGTGTGCAACCACCTGATCGTCCCAGTCGAGCTTGGACCGTTCGGGCCGGCAGCGACCAAACAGGTTTCAGACTCGATCCAGACCGTGAATCAGCGCCGGAAAACGCCGATCCACGTCGTAGGGCTCGTTCCCAATCGCGTTCGCGCCAACGACACTCACCAGATGAAGATGCTGGCAGCGATCAAGGAAAAAATCGGGAAGAACCTGTTCACGAACTATCTCCCGGAGCGCGCACACTACAGTCAGGCTATTCAAGAGCATGTGCCGGTGTGGCGGTTCGACAAGGACGTGCGAACCTCGCTGCCGCCCATGCGAGCGTTCCTTGAGGAAGCGATGACCCGGATTGGGAGCCATAAATGA
- a CDS encoding YlcI/YnfO family protein: MARFPDGTLVRVKAVLRDGENQADFIREAVELELRRREGPPVGGPGRA, translated from the coding sequence ATGGCGCGTTTTCCGGACGGAACACTGGTTCGGGTGAAGGCGGTGCTGCGGGATGGTGAGAACCAGGCCGACTTCATACGCGAGGCGGTTGAGCTTGAGCTTCGCAGACGAGAGGGGCCGCCGGTAGGCGGCCCCGGTCGCGCCTAG
- a CDS encoding replication initiator protein A: MTGRTTGQGDLFVLDSPLLTEIRGEQSLMAYPFFALTKTAWKRSLIYKTESVSIEIGPGPRGVATIYDKEVLLYIASLLVAKLDAGETVAQDFYFTAHDLFRVTGVNGSARSYSRLSDALERLQGTQIKTNIEAGGEGQAGFFSWLSEAQLHYQKNARGEKRLKGVKVRLCDWLYRAILRDRRVLEYSPSYFQLGPVERRLYEVARSTCQDGAVQVGLDDLRLQLGYQNSLKHFRHAMKSIAEENCIPDYHIAMGEGPSVDTVKGTRRTTAASTVTITPKASLPVS, encoded by the coding sequence ATGACTGGCCGGACCACAGGTCAAGGCGACCTGTTCGTCCTCGACAGTCCGTTGCTGACGGAGATCCGCGGCGAGCAATCGCTGATGGCATACCCATTTTTCGCGCTGACCAAGACGGCGTGGAAGCGGTCGCTCATCTACAAGACCGAATCCGTGTCGATCGAGATCGGCCCCGGTCCCCGTGGTGTGGCAACCATCTACGACAAGGAAGTGCTGCTTTATATCGCCAGCCTTCTGGTAGCGAAGCTCGACGCCGGAGAGACCGTCGCACAGGACTTTTACTTTACGGCCCACGACCTATTCCGCGTCACGGGCGTCAACGGCTCCGCGCGGTCCTATTCGCGGCTGTCGGATGCCCTGGAAAGACTGCAGGGCACGCAGATCAAGACCAACATCGAGGCGGGTGGCGAAGGACAGGCAGGTTTCTTTTCCTGGCTGTCGGAAGCTCAGCTTCATTACCAGAAGAACGCACGCGGCGAGAAGCGCCTGAAGGGCGTCAAGGTTCGCCTGTGCGACTGGCTGTACCGCGCGATCCTGCGCGATCGTCGCGTGCTGGAATATTCTCCCTCCTACTTCCAGCTAGGGCCGGTCGAACGTCGGCTTTACGAAGTCGCGCGATCCACGTGCCAAGACGGCGCGGTTCAGGTGGGGCTAGACGATCTGCGTCTCCAACTAGGCTACCAGAACTCGTTGAAGCACTTCCGCCACGCGATGAAGAGCATCGCGGAGGAGAACTGCATTCCGGACTACCATATCGCCATGGGCGAAGGTCCTTCTGTAGATACAGTCAAAGGAACCCGGCGAACCACTGCCGCTAGTACGGTGACGATCACACCCAAGGCATCGCTGCCAGTTTCCTAA
- a CDS encoding single-stranded DNA-binding protein, giving the protein MQNIAEFRIIGRVGKITEHDKVTKLNVAANYNRQENGEWVTDTHWNEVTLFGKLTERAAKAQKGDLVHITGRVRQNSYDTAEGRRYTVELIADGFAVLAKGSEDRD; this is encoded by the coding sequence ATGCAGAACATCGCGGAGTTTCGGATCATCGGCCGGGTCGGGAAGATCACGGAGCACGACAAAGTGACCAAGCTGAACGTCGCCGCCAACTACAACCGCCAGGAGAATGGCGAGTGGGTGACGGACACGCATTGGAATGAGGTGACGCTGTTCGGCAAGCTGACCGAACGCGCCGCCAAGGCGCAGAAGGGCGACCTGGTGCATATCACGGGCCGCGTCCGTCAGAACTCTTACGATACGGCCGAGGGCCGTCGCTATACAGTGGAGCTGATCGCCGACGGCTTCGCGGTTCTCGCCAAGGGTTCGGAGGACCGCGACTAG
- a CDS encoding RNA replicase codes for MALDRIERARPRSRSGAPNPTRAHVHPNSRRAGTFEDDFFYSYAKGETDRLYKKAVELLKRKNAIRRLARSEARQLTEDERLVTLITPAAVRVFEQLTTLARTCAGKVFPTWEWIEAATGLSRASVGRGLSILARMGLLDKQRRCVPIDPPADRPKARNAQTSNVYRMSFPNRLARFLPRFLRPAPLPDDVMQREADRIEEIEAMRLWRTPRQVVAEEIQDDGLRRVLDSLAAAIEQQESQKNGQPLLDSYILGTDGVGLDGQRFDA; via the coding sequence ATGGCGCTCGACCGCATCGAGCGGGCGCGGCCGAGGTCGCGATCGGGCGCACCAAATCCCACGCGCGCGCACGTCCATCCGAACAGTCGTAGAGCTGGCACTTTCGAGGACGACTTCTTCTACAGCTACGCAAAGGGTGAGACCGACCGGCTCTACAAGAAGGCCGTCGAGCTGCTGAAACGCAAGAACGCCATCCGCCGCCTCGCCCGCTCCGAAGCGCGTCAGCTCACCGAGGACGAACGGCTCGTCACGCTGATTACGCCCGCGGCGGTTCGAGTGTTTGAGCAGCTCACCACACTAGCCCGGACCTGCGCCGGCAAGGTGTTCCCGACCTGGGAGTGGATTGAGGCTGCGACCGGCTTGTCCCGCGCCAGCGTAGGGCGCGGGCTGTCGATTCTTGCCAGAATGGGTTTGCTCGACAAGCAGCGCCGGTGTGTGCCGATTGACCCTCCCGCTGATCGGCCGAAGGCCCGCAACGCACAGACGTCCAATGTCTATCGAATGAGCTTTCCTAACCGCCTCGCTCGTTTCCTTCCGCGCTTTCTCCGGCCCGCCCCGCTGCCTGACGACGTGATGCAGCGCGAGGCCGACCGCATCGAGGAGATCGAGGCGATGCGTCTATGGCGCACGCCCCGACAGGTCGTTGCCGAGGAAATCCAGGACGACGGTCTGCGTCGCGTGCTGGACAGCCTTGCCGCAGCGATCGAGCAACAAGAGTCTCAAAAAAATGGTCAACCGCTCCTAGATTCATATATTCTAGGGACAGATGGAGTTGGCCTAGACGGCCAACGCTTTGACGCCTGA
- a CDS encoding ParB/RepB/Spo0J family partition protein: MTDFSGFDVFSEKAAVADADRVQLLDPELVYPDPENVRGEIDPAKIDEMAETIKERGQLQPITVAPKDAEGRYRIMFGERRWRACQKLGVQVRAIISKTDDVEQVRIDQFIENDQREDLSTADMIRFVTGQVANGRSLAELARATGRNRTLLTRYQGLAKAPDYIAALFADISMRSAVALAQAAKTDDAATRTFVANTVAEDMTVLACERFAREVGAKKPATKPAPSAQAETSQTPAESESEPSVESPAPLPPTDTIRDEEADRALDEAPVPEGAAVVSSVVTATPAPSPRTPSKQKTGKQRVERPTIEIEGKRAMVVEALLHFDGEAEPRIVSWR; the protein is encoded by the coding sequence ATGACCGACTTTTCCGGCTTCGACGTTTTCAGCGAGAAGGCTGCCGTAGCTGACGCTGATCGCGTCCAGCTTCTCGATCCCGAGCTGGTGTATCCCGATCCCGAGAACGTCCGCGGCGAGATTGATCCCGCCAAGATCGACGAAATGGCGGAGACGATCAAGGAGCGCGGTCAGCTTCAACCGATCACCGTTGCTCCGAAAGACGCCGAGGGCCGCTACCGGATCATGTTCGGTGAGCGCCGCTGGCGGGCGTGTCAGAAGCTCGGCGTGCAAGTCCGTGCGATCATCAGCAAGACGGATGACGTCGAGCAGGTCCGGATCGACCAGTTCATAGAGAACGATCAACGCGAGGATCTATCGACGGCCGACATGATCCGGTTTGTCACCGGACAGGTCGCCAACGGGCGCTCGCTTGCCGAGCTGGCACGGGCGACGGGCCGCAACCGTACCTTGCTGACCCGCTATCAAGGTCTCGCGAAGGCGCCCGACTATATCGCTGCGCTGTTTGCGGATATTTCGATGCGAAGTGCGGTCGCCCTCGCCCAGGCCGCGAAGACTGACGACGCGGCAACCCGGACCTTTGTCGCCAACACCGTGGCGGAGGACATGACGGTATTGGCGTGCGAGCGGTTCGCGCGCGAGGTAGGAGCAAAGAAGCCGGCAACGAAGCCTGCCCCTTCCGCGCAAGCCGAGACTTCCCAAACTCCCGCTGAGAGTGAGTCCGAGCCGTCGGTCGAGAGCCCCGCCCCGCTGCCTCCTACCGACACGATCCGCGACGAGGAAGCCGATCGCGCCCTCGACGAAGCGCCGGTGCCCGAAGGTGCGGCGGTGGTGAGTAGCGTCGTGACCGCGACCCCTGCCCCATCCCCTCGCACCCCGTCCAAGCAGAAGACGGGCAAGCAGCGGGTGGAGCGCCCGACGATCGAAATCGAGGGTAAGCGCGCGATGGTTGTCGAGGCACTGTTGCACTTCGATGGTGAAGCGGAACCGCGCATCGTGAGTTGGCGCTGA